A window of Elusimicrobiota bacterium contains these coding sequences:
- a CDS encoding trypsin-like peptidase domain-containing protein — MRKARAALALLLAVAIPVRAETTTDPLWYLLSTYVLAPDARAVEAQGDGPADSKGLAALQADLLVLTDGFEGFRDEAQVKETLERLKPRMSPELRPFFKDRSSSLDAIYRTLAVTDYTWAQRFPEPPCEPLEARRKLLTSRDGLFQTEKGEASPWLLALLGPQAEGKSAEQALDQASSQAKLTGAEYEKFRARVRKLTMALASEKAIGAARSKLYCARATAFTDLAAAQRVKDTVLISAGRVVSQKPEESVFVVVWKDQRAAATLLKTKNGAVLVTDAAIVADTDHPNLFAYSGTAKPVQLTATVVRRHPELSVAVLSYSEDLARPALSIAETTPAKDELVTAVGHTMISGLWTKTAGLVTKVGEASFQTDAAISPELSGGPVLNEASQVAGMLVLRPADTEEGRWPVAIPAPVLVRWLDDPAFNFSTAPLEIIEDDGTAAVLTRARPLDLTEAGLGAWNIPNLPPPPSVPHGVCVQNCGGGSSSGSSYSSGYSGTGGEELGKALGELGAVLILKGIPALFRGISKLFRGAGKPQASAGSSSNFVPKPAPAKPEAPPKPKLPLKPTKITLSSDKDAASRGEAVILLAEVEFTGDLGNKAGFPVTFSADSNLFEFPDGATARTDDAGRAWVEMLIKVDPADQAHEDLDREVRRQDGAVVAPRSQQDVPRSTRPESKVKFAAEKHLAGLEDEEGTQDTHSPTHSPDSSIHSGPGLPHTEAGVTLPATASAPTPLSPATMLGAQLGGTGITASRSFNLSNPGVGSATGVAEDKGRFNHVSIHVQINGQSGKKARVSESDKINVTVIMGLAMLKEVELSTRFKFRNQPQNVRNFDKALGRAEAYIRTYDDDGHLSKSFDFGIKEAYRLDLEIRGRYPFRAGK, encoded by the coding sequence GTGAGAAAGGCTCGAGCGGCGCTCGCGCTTCTCCTCGCCGTTGCCATCCCCGTCCGCGCCGAGACCACGACGGACCCGCTCTGGTACCTGCTCTCGACCTACGTCTTGGCCCCCGACGCGAGGGCCGTCGAGGCGCAAGGTGATGGCCCCGCCGACTCGAAGGGCCTCGCGGCGCTCCAGGCCGACCTCCTCGTCCTGACCGACGGCTTCGAAGGCTTCCGTGACGAGGCTCAGGTCAAGGAGACACTCGAACGACTCAAGCCGCGGATGTCGCCGGAGCTCAGGCCGTTCTTCAAGGACCGCTCCTCCAGCCTCGACGCGATCTACCGAACGTTAGCGGTCACCGATTACACGTGGGCGCAGCGATTCCCTGAGCCGCCCTGCGAGCCCCTCGAGGCCCGCCGTAAGCTCCTCACAAGCCGGGACGGATTGTTCCAGACCGAGAAAGGCGAAGCCTCACCGTGGTTGTTAGCCTTGCTCGGCCCGCAAGCGGAGGGGAAATCCGCGGAACAGGCACTCGACCAAGCCTCGTCCCAGGCAAAGCTGACCGGGGCTGAATACGAGAAGTTCCGCGCCCGGGTCCGCAAGCTGACCATGGCGCTGGCCTCCGAGAAAGCGATTGGCGCGGCCCGTTCAAAGCTGTATTGTGCTCGCGCGACCGCCTTCACAGACCTTGCCGCCGCGCAGAGAGTGAAGGACACGGTTCTCATCTCGGCAGGGCGCGTCGTCTCACAGAAACCCGAAGAAAGCGTTTTTGTCGTGGTGTGGAAAGACCAGCGGGCCGCCGCCACCTTGCTCAAAACGAAGAACGGCGCCGTGCTCGTCACCGACGCCGCCATCGTCGCCGACACCGACCACCCCAACCTCTTCGCTTATTCTGGGACGGCGAAGCCCGTCCAGCTCACGGCGACGGTCGTCCGCCGCCATCCCGAACTGAGCGTGGCCGTGCTCTCTTATTCCGAGGATCTGGCTCGTCCCGCTCTCTCGATCGCGGAGACGACGCCCGCCAAAGACGAACTCGTCACCGCCGTCGGGCATACTATGATCTCCGGCCTTTGGACGAAGACAGCCGGCCTCGTGACCAAGGTCGGCGAGGCCAGCTTCCAGACCGACGCCGCCATCTCGCCCGAACTCAGCGGCGGCCCCGTCCTCAACGAAGCGAGTCAAGTCGCGGGCATGCTCGTGTTGCGCCCGGCCGACACGGAAGAAGGCCGTTGGCCCGTCGCAATACCCGCGCCCGTTCTCGTCCGCTGGCTCGACGATCCCGCATTCAATTTCTCGACCGCCCCGCTCGAGATCATCGAGGACGACGGCACGGCCGCCGTCCTGACGCGCGCCCGTCCCCTCGATTTGACCGAGGCGGGGCTAGGCGCCTGGAACATCCCCAACCTTCCGCCTCCGCCGTCGGTTCCGCACGGTGTCTGCGTGCAGAACTGCGGCGGGGGGAGTTCTTCTGGCTCGTCTTACTCCAGTGGGTACTCCGGCACCGGCGGCGAGGAGTTGGGGAAGGCGCTCGGTGAATTGGGCGCAGTACTAATCCTCAAAGGGATTCCGGCGCTTTTTCGAGGCATAAGCAAGTTATTCAGGGGCGCGGGAAAGCCCCAGGCTTCGGCCGGTTCTTCATCGAATTTCGTACCCAAACCGGCGCCGGCGAAACCCGAGGCGCCGCCGAAACCGAAGTTACCACTCAAGCCGACCAAAATTACGCTGAGCAGCGACAAGGACGCGGCCTCGCGAGGAGAGGCGGTAATACTTCTGGCCGAGGTTGAATTCACGGGCGACCTGGGCAACAAGGCAGGGTTCCCAGTGACCTTCAGCGCGGATTCCAACCTTTTTGAATTTCCCGACGGAGCGACCGCGCGGACCGACGACGCCGGACGTGCCTGGGTGGAAATGTTGATCAAAGTCGACCCCGCTGACCAAGCCCATGAGGACTTAGACCGCGAAGTGCGGCGGCAAGATGGCGCAGTCGTCGCGCCTCGATCCCAGCAGGATGTTCCTAGAAGCACCAGGCCTGAATCCAAGGTGAAGTTCGCTGCAGAAAAGCATTTGGCCGGACTCGAAGACGAGGAGGGAACTCAGGACACTCATTCTCCAACCCACAGCCCCGATTCTTCAATTCATAGCGGGCCAGGACTGCCCCACACAGAAGCAGGCGTCACTCTCCCCGCAACGGCATCCGCCCCGACGCCTCTCAGCCCGGCGACCATGCTGGGAGCCCAACTAGGGGGAACCGGGATCACCGCTTCACGGTCATTCAATCTGAGCAATCCAGGCGTTGGATCAGCAACAGGTGTCGCCGAGGATAAGGGCCGATTCAATCATGTAAGCATTCATGTTCAAATCAACGGCCAGTCCGGGAAGAAAGCACGCGTCTCTGAATCGGATAAAATCAACGTAACCGTAATCATGGGGCTCGCCATGTTGAAGGAGGTCGAATTGAGTACCCGATTCAAATTTCGCAATCAGCCGCAAAACGTGCGGAATTTCGACAAGGCTCTTGGACGGGCCGAGGCTTACATCCGGACCTACGATGATGATGGCCACCTATCAAAGAGCTTCGACTTCGGGATTAAGGAGGCATATCGCCTCGATCTTGAGATAAGGGGACGCTACCCCTTTCGTGCAGGCAAGTAA
- the miaB gene encoding tRNA (N6-isopentenyl adenosine(37)-C2)-methylthiotransferase MiaB produces MRLHVVTFGCQMSVADGEELASPLTGRGFTAVSEPESADAIVLNTCTVRQHAEDKALSFIGRLRGWKEKDSERVLIVAGCAAERLGPWIRKRFPYVDLVVGAKSIEDYPRIVEEALGARFDAMAETRRAFPPETLDKPTGWASPCTAFVTIMRGCNYSCSYCIVPSVRGRELYRPYETVMAEVREKVGRGAKEITLLGQTVNSWHAPEGGAELRFPELLRRLGTIEGLERVRFESPHPHFVNDDLIDAMATTNNICEQIHLPLQSGSDRLLKIMRRNYDAASILDKTARLRRAIPCVEVTTDIIVGFPSETDEDFERTLDLVGRLRPSWSYTFKYSPREGTESADMTDDVPDAVKEERLSRLNALCDGLTEEALAARVGTVVDVLDEGGGFGRTRDGFKVSWKGAGPAGRTVKVRVTGTSKRILKGETDDRA; encoded by the coding sequence ATGCGCCTCCACGTCGTCACCTTCGGCTGCCAGATGTCCGTCGCCGACGGCGAGGAGCTCGCCTCGCCCCTGACCGGCCGCGGCTTCACCGCCGTCTCCGAGCCCGAGAGCGCGGACGCCATCGTCCTCAACACCTGCACCGTGCGCCAGCACGCCGAGGACAAGGCCCTCTCCTTCATCGGCCGCCTGCGCGGCTGGAAGGAGAAGGACTCCGAGCGCGTGCTGATCGTCGCCGGCTGCGCGGCCGAGCGCCTCGGCCCCTGGATCCGGAAGCGCTTCCCGTACGTGGACCTCGTCGTCGGCGCCAAGTCCATCGAGGACTACCCGCGCATCGTCGAAGAGGCCCTGGGCGCGCGCTTCGACGCGATGGCCGAGACGCGCCGGGCGTTCCCGCCGGAGACCCTCGACAAGCCCACGGGCTGGGCCTCGCCCTGCACCGCCTTCGTCACGATCATGCGCGGCTGCAACTACTCCTGCTCCTACTGCATCGTGCCCTCAGTGCGGGGCCGCGAGCTGTACCGGCCGTACGAGACGGTCATGGCGGAGGTCCGGGAGAAGGTCGGTCGCGGAGCCAAAGAGATAACGCTCCTCGGCCAGACCGTCAACAGCTGGCATGCCCCGGAGGGGGGAGCGGAGCTCCGCTTCCCGGAACTGCTGAGACGCCTGGGAACGATCGAGGGCCTCGAGCGGGTCCGGTTCGAAAGCCCTCATCCTCACTTCGTCAACGACGACCTGATCGACGCGATGGCGACGACGAACAACATCTGCGAACAGATCCATCTTCCGCTCCAATCCGGATCGGACCGGCTTTTGAAGATCATGCGGCGCAATTACGACGCGGCCTCGATCCTCGACAAAACCGCGCGCCTGCGGCGCGCGATACCTTGCGTTGAAGTCACCACTGACATTATCGTAGGATTCCCCTCAGAGACCGACGAGGATTTCGAGCGCACCCTCGACCTGGTCGGGCGTCTGCGGCCGTCGTGGTCGTACACGTTCAAGTACTCGCCCCGCGAGGGGACCGAGTCGGCGGACATGACGGACGACGTCCCCGACGCGGTGAAGGAAGAGCGGTTGTCGAGGCTCAACGCTTTGTGCGACGGCCTGACGGAGGAAGCCTTGGCCGCCCGGGTCGGGACGGTCGTGGACGTGCTGGACGAGGGCGGCGGCTTCGGCCGCACCCGCGACGGCTTCAAGGTCTCCTGGAAGGGAGCCGGGCCGGCGGGACGGACCGTCAAGGTCCGCGTCACCGGAACGAGCAAACGGATCTTGAAAGGGGAAACAGATGACCGAGCATAA
- a CDS encoding transcriptional repressor, with amino-acid sequence MRELVVYEGGRDKRHAEKIVRVFTEHLAKNGLRLTGQRRLILDHFLKADHHLSQDEIYHALRSHGVGRATVFRTLKMLQECGIISPVVGQGGTARFEVEHDRPHHDHLICVSCGRIQEVRWPKLEKIQDDACRDAGFVPKWHRHEVFGLCKDCAKKSA; translated from the coding sequence GTGAGAGAACTCGTCGTCTACGAAGGCGGCCGCGACAAGAGGCACGCGGAGAAGATCGTCCGCGTGTTCACCGAGCACCTCGCCAAGAACGGCCTGCGCCTGACCGGACAGCGCCGCCTCATCCTCGACCACTTCCTCAAGGCCGACCATCACCTGAGCCAGGACGAGATCTATCACGCCCTGCGCTCTCACGGCGTGGGCCGCGCCACCGTCTTCCGCACCCTCAAGATGCTCCAGGAGTGCGGCATCATCTCGCCCGTCGTCGGCCAGGGCGGCACCGCGCGCTTCGAGGTCGAGCACGACCGCCCGCATCACGACCACCTGATCTGCGTCTCCTGCGGGCGCATCCAAGAGGTGCGCTGGCCCAAGCTCGAGAAGATCCAGGACGACGCCTGCCGCGACGCGGGCTTCGTGCCGAAGTGGCACCGGCACGAGGTTTTCGGCCTCTGCAAAGATTGCGCCAAAAAGTCCGCTTAA
- a CDS encoding ASCH domain-containing protein, with the protein MKRFRFGWYGDGGLGEKMIQSILAGRKTATACPAYDPEDADLKVGDALQLVDKHGNVRAQLVVTVVELRSFGSFDEDLAQREGVTLPELKEKMNFANGRHIREEEEMRVVHFRVVQSKVKL; encoded by the coding sequence GTGAAACGTTTCCGTTTCGGCTGGTACGGCGACGGCGGACTGGGTGAGAAGATGATCCAGTCCATCCTGGCGGGCCGCAAAACGGCCACCGCCTGCCCGGCCTATGATCCCGAGGACGCCGACCTGAAGGTCGGAGACGCCCTCCAGCTCGTCGACAAGCACGGCAACGTGCGCGCCCAGCTGGTCGTGACGGTCGTCGAGCTGCGCTCCTTCGGCAGCTTCGACGAGGACCTCGCCCAGCGCGAGGGCGTGACCTTGCCCGAGCTCAAGGAGAAGATGAACTTCGCCAACGGCCGGCATATCCGCGAAGAGGAAGAGATGCGGGTGGTGCACTTCCGCGTCGTGCAGTCGAAGGTCAAGCTCTAG
- the miaA gene encoding tRNA (adenosine(37)-N6)-dimethylallyltransferase MiaA, giving the protein MTDNSASLIVLAGPTASGKTDLAVALAEALGAEVVSADSRQVYRRLDAGTAKPSQEQRARARHWLLDCADPSETFDAARWAKEASEAIADIRSRGKLPLVCGGTGLYLRALLEGMSPLPPRDEAVRARLTAEAEKNGRESLHARLAKADPEAAAGIPPANIQRVLRALEVLELTGKPISAHWREGRTGGTAATLTLRLDMSPALSRERIETRARGMWPGLLSEVMALVPKVFTGQEPGFTSLGYREALACARGKMSEDEGLAELIRGTVAYAKRQRTWFRNQLEAEALDASEGHDAMLARALRLWEEAREKTAA; this is encoded by the coding sequence ATGACCGACAACTCCGCATCGCTCATCGTTCTCGCCGGGCCCACGGCCTCCGGCAAGACCGATCTCGCCGTAGCGCTCGCTGAGGCGCTCGGCGCCGAGGTCGTCTCCGCCGACTCGCGTCAGGTGTATCGCCGGCTCGACGCCGGCACCGCCAAGCCCTCCCAGGAGCAGCGCGCGCGCGCGCGCCACTGGCTGCTCGACTGCGCCGACCCGTCCGAGACCTTCGACGCCGCGCGCTGGGCGAAGGAAGCCTCCGAAGCGATCGCCGACATCCGCTCGCGAGGGAAGCTCCCGCTCGTCTGCGGCGGCACGGGCCTGTACCTGCGCGCCTTGCTCGAGGGGATGTCGCCCCTGCCCCCGAGGGACGAGGCCGTGCGCGCGCGCCTGACGGCCGAGGCGGAGAAGAACGGCCGCGAGTCCCTGCACGCGCGCCTGGCCAAGGCCGACCCGGAGGCCGCGGCCGGCATACCGCCGGCGAACATCCAGCGCGTCCTGCGCGCGCTCGAGGTGCTGGAGCTCACCGGCAAGCCGATCTCCGCGCACTGGCGGGAGGGCCGTACCGGCGGGACCGCCGCGACTTTGACGCTCCGCCTCGACATGAGCCCCGCGCTGTCGCGGGAGCGCATCGAGACCCGCGCGCGGGGGATGTGGCCGGGGCTGCTCAGCGAGGTGATGGCGCTCGTGCCCAAGGTCTTCACCGGCCAGGAGCCCGGGTTCACCAGCCTCGGCTACCGCGAGGCGCTGGCCTGCGCGCGTGGTAAGATGTCCGAGGACGAGGGCCTGGCCGAGCTGATCCGCGGGACCGTCGCCTACGCCAAGCGCCAGCGCACCTGGTTCCGCAACCAGCTCGAGGCCGAGGCGCTCGACGCGTCCGAGGGCCACGACGCGATGCTGGCCCGCGCCTTGAGACTTTGGGAGGAAGCCCGTGAAAAAACCGCCGCTTAA
- a CDS encoding NAD(P)H-dependent glycerol-3-phosphate dehydrogenase, which yields MARQLKVTVLGGGMWGCVLAQHLANKKAKVTIWEFVPELAASLNKTRRHAQIPGFRLDGAIKVTHDVAVAVKDVDVLLFVLPSRALAATAKNIRGIGLPKNAVAVNASKGVEPHTLATMGDIISRELPALRGKVWTLSGPSFAREVARGVPTGMMLGGPEGAEAKVLVRLFDGGALNVTHWPDRHGVELGGSLKNAIAIGAGILDGLGTGANTKAALLVQGLAEMASLIHARGGHYNTIYGLSGLGDLIATGTSPESRNRGFGEKLGKGLTPKRALAEIPTVVEGIEASASARELCRRYKVKAPLLEAIWRATRGAPAKGVLKALGF from the coding sequence ATGGCCCGTCAGCTTAAGGTAACGGTGTTAGGCGGCGGGATGTGGGGCTGCGTCTTAGCCCAGCATCTGGCCAACAAGAAAGCGAAGGTCACGATCTGGGAGTTCGTGCCGGAGCTCGCGGCGAGTTTGAATAAAACTCGTCGTCACGCGCAGATCCCCGGGTTTCGTTTGGATGGGGCCATCAAGGTCACCCACGACGTTGCCGTTGCCGTAAAAGACGTCGATGTCTTGCTGTTCGTGCTGCCGTCCCGAGCGTTGGCCGCGACGGCGAAAAACATTCGCGGGATCGGTCTGCCGAAAAACGCGGTCGCCGTCAACGCGTCCAAGGGCGTCGAACCCCACACCTTGGCCACGATGGGCGACATCATCTCCCGCGAGCTCCCCGCTCTCCGCGGCAAGGTCTGGACTCTGTCGGGCCCCTCGTTCGCCCGCGAGGTCGCCCGCGGCGTCCCGACGGGGATGATGCTCGGCGGACCCGAAGGCGCCGAGGCGAAGGTCCTGGTGCGCCTGTTCGACGGCGGCGCCCTCAACGTGACCCACTGGCCCGACCGCCACGGCGTGGAGCTCGGCGGCTCGCTGAAGAACGCTATCGCCATCGGCGCCGGCATCCTCGACGGCCTCGGCACCGGCGCGAACACCAAGGCGGCCCTGCTCGTGCAGGGGCTGGCCGAGATGGCGAGCCTCATCCATGCCCGGGGCGGCCACTACAACACCATCTACGGCCTGTCGGGCCTCGGCGACCTGATCGCGACCGGCACCTCCCCCGAGTCCCGGAACCGAGGGTTCGGGGAAAAGCTCGGGAAAGGCCTGACGCCCAAGCGCGCGCTCGCCGAGATCCCCACGGTCGTCGAGGGCATCGAGGCCTCCGCCAGCGCGCGCGAGCTGTGCCGGCGCTATAAGGTCAAAGCGCCGCTGCTCGAGGCGATCTGGCGCGCGACGCGCGGCGCCCCCGCGAAAGGCGTGCTCAAGGCGCTCGGATTTTAA
- the plsY gene encoding glycerol-3-phosphate 1-O-acyltransferase PlsY, translating into MIDFRDAALILFGYFAGGIPTGYLVVKRLKGYDIRTRGSGNPGTANVYRNAGALAGAITLVVDALKGYAPVYLSIATQPRRPELAIAAGAAAIIGHNWTPLLGFRGGKGVATSAGVFLALLPWPMAVTIGAFALAVKVSGHISVGSMTAAIVLPIAAVALGAKQAYCIAAGVAGALIIYKHIPNLKRLIENKELGIHGPSA; encoded by the coding sequence ATGATAGATTTCCGCGACGCCGCGCTGATCCTGTTCGGCTACTTCGCCGGCGGCATCCCCACGGGCTATCTCGTCGTCAAACGCCTCAAGGGCTACGACATCCGCACCCGCGGCTCGGGCAACCCCGGCACCGCGAACGTCTACCGCAACGCCGGCGCGCTCGCCGGCGCCATCACCCTCGTCGTGGACGCTTTGAAGGGCTACGCGCCCGTCTACCTGTCGATCGCCACCCAGCCGCGCCGTCCCGAACTGGCGATCGCCGCCGGCGCCGCCGCGATCATCGGCCACAACTGGACGCCCCTTCTCGGCTTCAGGGGGGGAAAGGGCGTGGCCACCTCCGCGGGAGTCTTCCTGGCTTTGCTTCCGTGGCCGATGGCCGTCACGATCGGAGCCTTCGCCCTCGCCGTGAAGGTCTCCGGCCACATCTCGGTCGGGTCGATGACCGCCGCGATCGTGCTCCCCATCGCCGCCGTCGCCCTCGGAGCCAAGCAGGCCTATTGCATCGCGGCCGGCGTCGCCGGCGCGCTGATCATCTACAAGCACATACCCAATCTGAAGCGGTTGATCGAGAACAAGGAGCTGGGAATCCATGGCCCGTCAGCTTAA
- a CDS encoding PilZ domain-containing protein, with amino-acid sequence MTEHKKTGAERRKHRRFSVVEGMVEPITLELEGSDNMMHKQPAIMTDLSAGGISLLMFIEPPHTKSFQMTLNIPGLEGVPIEAGIVRVHQKGETYSVGLAFRKISREAQKAIEKMAEDSADCQTRTSLGLPDACGSDCPFHSLFSGKTKTARKAK; translated from the coding sequence ATGACCGAGCATAAGAAGACGGGGGCCGAGCGCCGCAAGCATCGCCGGTTCAGCGTCGTCGAAGGGATGGTCGAGCCGATCACGCTCGAGCTCGAGGGCTCCGACAACATGATGCACAAGCAGCCCGCGATCATGACCGACCTCTCCGCCGGCGGCATCTCGCTGCTGATGTTCATCGAGCCGCCCCACACCAAGAGCTTCCAGATGACCTTGAACATCCCCGGGCTCGAGGGCGTTCCGATCGAGGCCGGCATCGTGCGCGTGCACCAGAAGGGCGAGACCTACAGCGTCGGCCTCGCCTTCAGAAAAATCTCGCGCGAAGCGCAGAAGGCCATCGAGAAGATGGCGGAGGACAGCGCCGACTGCCAGACCCGGACCTCCCTGGGACTGCCCGACGCCTGCGGCTCCGACTGCCCGTTTCACTCCCTGTTCTCCGGAAAAACGAAGACCGCGCGCAAGGCGAAGTAA
- a CDS encoding fused MFS/spermidine synthase, which translates to MKKPPLKPGQQPPYTTPYLLGSLFLSGASCLVLELAGARLISPFYGSSIYTWSAMITVTMVALALGYAWGGRQADRQPYLLLFARMLTAAGLTVAAVPWLRAPILRASLPFGIQAGALVSAGALMGPALVLLGALGPVAVRLTATGAFDTGRRSGDAWAISTAGSVLGAVLTGFVLVPHLPISKILYGIALILMLLGALGSWLSLRALPLGQLAACAACVALVLMPAPKPRHSLSARESAYGRIAVTDTGSRRYLLVNGTSQSVMEKPEGESESQYIRGMEWSRALRPKAERALVVGLGAGLLPKALERRGLTVDAFEIDPAIAETAYKDFGYEPKGKVVIGDGRALLETGLGPWDLAFLDAFGAESPPAHLFTAEAFGRMRDSLSPDGVLAINIVSAVAAPDDRPWKAVYRTLSASFPHVRAFVASEPNDGLANILLFASAGPLEAGPPAAPERSSKEVALMLSRELKPVARDLEGAPVLTDDFAPFDTLMAGTARRWRTLLQKAMPEVLLD; encoded by the coding sequence GTGAAAAAACCGCCGCTTAAGCCGGGACAGCAGCCGCCGTACACCACGCCCTACCTGCTCGGCAGCCTGTTCCTGTCCGGCGCGTCCTGCCTCGTGCTCGAGCTCGCGGGCGCGCGCCTGATCAGTCCCTTCTACGGCTCGTCGATCTACACGTGGTCGGCCATGATCACGGTGACGATGGTGGCCCTCGCCCTCGGCTACGCCTGGGGCGGACGCCAGGCCGACCGCCAGCCGTATCTTCTTTTATTCGCGCGCATGCTCACCGCCGCGGGACTGACCGTCGCCGCCGTGCCGTGGCTGCGCGCGCCCATCCTGCGCGCGAGCCTGCCCTTCGGCATCCAGGCCGGCGCGCTCGTCAGCGCCGGCGCGCTGATGGGGCCCGCGCTGGTGCTGCTCGGCGCGCTCGGCCCCGTCGCGGTGCGCCTCACCGCCACGGGCGCGTTCGACACCGGCCGCAGGTCGGGAGACGCCTGGGCGATCTCGACGGCGGGCAGCGTCCTCGGCGCGGTGCTGACCGGCTTCGTGCTGGTGCCGCATCTGCCGATCTCCAAGATCCTGTACGGGATCGCCCTGATCCTGATGCTGCTCGGCGCGCTCGGCTCCTGGCTGTCCCTGCGCGCGCTGCCGCTCGGGCAGCTGGCGGCGTGCGCCGCCTGCGTGGCGCTCGTGCTGATGCCGGCGCCGAAGCCGCGCCATTCCCTGTCGGCGCGCGAGTCGGCCTACGGCCGCATCGCCGTGACGGACACCGGCTCCAGGCGCTACCTGCTCGTCAACGGCACGAGCCAGTCGGTGATGGAGAAGCCGGAGGGGGAGAGCGAGTCGCAGTACATCCGCGGCATGGAGTGGTCGCGCGCGCTGCGGCCGAAGGCGGAGCGCGCCTTGGTCGTCGGCCTCGGCGCGGGCCTGCTGCCCAAGGCGCTCGAGCGCCGCGGCCTGACCGTGGACGCCTTCGAGATCGACCCCGCGATCGCCGAGACCGCCTACAAGGATTTCGGCTACGAGCCGAAGGGCAAGGTCGTCATCGGCGACGGCCGCGCCCTGCTCGAGACGGGCCTCGGGCCGTGGGACCTCGCCTTCCTCGACGCGTTCGGCGCCGAGTCGCCGCCCGCGCACCTGTTCACCGCCGAGGCGTTCGGGCGCATGCGGGATTCCCTGTCCCCGGACGGGGTGCTCGCGATCAACATCGTCAGCGCGGTGGCCGCCCCCGACGACCGGCCCTGGAAGGCCGTGTACCGCACCTTGTCGGCGTCTTTCCCTCACGTGCGCGCGTTCGTCGCCAGCGAGCCCAACGACGGCCTCGCCAACATCCTGCTCTTCGCGTCCGCGGGCCCGCTCGAGGCCGGCCCGCCCGCGGCGCCGGAACGCTCGTCCAAGGAGGTCGCGCTGATGCTCAGCCGCGAGTTGAAGCCGGTCGCGCGCGACCTCGAGGGCGCCCCCGTCCTCACCGACGATTTCGCGCCGTTCGACACGCTCATGGCGGGGACCGCGCGCCGCTGGCGCACCTTGCTGCAGAAGGCGATGCCCGAGGTCCTGCTCGACTGA
- the hflX gene encoding GTPase HflX, with amino-acid sequence MARKTGVRNVSRETRAPIERAVLVGVGPKSQTDVIRTSLEELKRLVETAGALVVGETTQALQRFNSSTLIGEGKVEEIVGMCAGLRAGTVIFDLELNAGQQKNLEKALPKVKIVDRTRLILDIFARRARTSEGSLQVELAQLSYMLPRLTGIRAFSQQAGGIGTRGPGERKLEYEKRHIQYRIKHLRAELERVRSSRRLRRERRAGVPVPQVALVGYTNVGKSTLLNQLTGEYAAYADDKLFATLDPTARRVRLPSGGWAVMTDTVGFIQRLPTSLIAAFRSTLEEVEAADCLLVVHDASSRELDGQHASVKLTLEDLATGGIPRVEAFNKADRLTPAERDDLVRRYPEAILMSAASGDGIPEVLARVEEALSRKWLLREIDAPAAQAGSWTARLYESAQILERKVMGEKIRFRLRVTAENWSRLQSLLTPAA; translated from the coding sequence ATGGCGCGCAAGACCGGCGTCCGGAACGTCTCCCGCGAGACCCGCGCTCCCATCGAGCGCGCGGTCCTCGTCGGCGTCGGTCCCAAGTCGCAGACGGACGTGATCCGCACCAGCCTCGAGGAGCTCAAGCGCCTCGTGGAGACGGCGGGCGCGCTGGTCGTCGGGGAGACCACGCAGGCGCTCCAGCGCTTCAACTCGTCGACCTTGATCGGCGAAGGCAAGGTGGAGGAGATCGTCGGGATGTGCGCCGGCCTGCGCGCGGGCACGGTGATCTTCGACCTCGAGCTGAACGCCGGCCAGCAGAAGAACCTGGAGAAGGCGCTGCCGAAGGTGAAGATCGTCGACCGCACCCGCCTGATCCTGGACATCTTCGCGCGGCGCGCGCGCACGAGCGAAGGAAGCCTGCAGGTCGAGCTGGCCCAACTGTCCTACATGCTCCCGCGCCTGACCGGCATCCGCGCGTTCTCCCAGCAGGCCGGAGGCATCGGCACGCGCGGCCCCGGCGAAAGGAAGCTCGAGTACGAGAAGCGCCATATCCAATACCGCATCAAGCATCTGCGCGCCGAGCTCGAGCGCGTGCGCTCCTCGCGCCGCCTGCGCCGAGAACGGCGCGCCGGCGTACCCGTGCCCCAGGTGGCCCTCGTCGGCTACACCAACGTGGGCAAGTCCACCTTGCTCAACCAGTTGACGGGGGAATACGCCGCGTACGCCGACGACAAGCTGTTCGCGACCCTCGACCCGACCGCGCGCCGCGTGCGCCTGCCGAGCGGCGGCTGGGCCGTGATGACCGACACCGTCGGCTTCATCCAGCGCCTGCCGACGTCCTTGATCGCCGCCTTCCGCTCGACCCTCGAGGAGGTGGAGGCCGCCGACTGCCTCCTCGTCGTGCACGACGCGTCCTCTCGAGAGCTCGACGGCCAGCACGCCTCGGTCAAGCTCACCCTCGAGGACCTCGCGACGGGCGGCATACCGCGCGTCGAGGCCTTCAACAAGGCCGACCGCCTGACCCCCGCCGAGCGGGACGACCTCGTGAGACGCTATCCGGAGGCGATCCTGATGTCGGCCGCCTCCGGCGACGGCATCCCCGAGGTCCTCGCGCGCGTCGAGGAGGCGCTCTCCCGGAAGTGGCTGCTGCGCGAGATCGACGCGCCCGCCGCCCAGGCCGGCTCCTGGACCGCCCGCTTGTACGAGTCCGCGCAGATCCTCGAGCGCAAGGTGATGGGGGAGAAGATCCGCTTCCGGTTGAGGGTGACGGCCGAAAACTGGAGCCGTTTACAGTCCTTATTGACTCCGGCCGCCTGA